Genomic window (Cardiocondyla obscurior isolate alpha-2009 linkage group LG21, Cobs3.1, whole genome shotgun sequence):
GAAATCTCGACTTACGTTGGAATAAATGCTTCCACAGCGGCagtaaagatatataaaagcCGACGTCTCCTATGCACGGATAAGATTTGAATATGGCAGCTATCGCAAGGTAAGAGAACGCCAGTAGCATCGGGTCGCGCCGTAATCGCAGTGCTAAAGGGACTATGTACAGTAAACTAACGTTTATTTGAAAGGACGCGATGAAGAGCCATCTGAAATGCTCGAACATTTCTGTGAAGAAGTACCAGTACAGCCCGATATTAGGACGTAAGTCGGGAACAGTTAGAATGAAACCGATCGTGCTTCCCAAAAATGACCAGCTTCCCATGATGCAGTAAGAAATGGCAAACAGGGCAGTCAGGATACTCGTGAACGCAACCACCATCGTGACGATActgatttttttgtttcttcctgCACTGGCAATGTAAATAGTTGCCGGTACCATGAGCGACACGGGATAGAGTCCTTGCAACGTTAATAACGCTACCGACGTACAGCTCCAGAGCACGGAGCGCTTCGTCATCGATGCCAACGCGATTGAGTAAAGTAAATTCGTAAAAACCGTGGTCGTCAGGCCAacgcaatttaatattatgtacGGATTGAACAGATACGCCGCGGAAACATATAAAGCAGATGTACCGGGAACGTCTTTGCTGGACTCCTTATCCTcgtccttcttttctttcctcttcgttgcctgtaaattaaatataatcattGCTCACTTTCGCCACGAAATGTGGTAGCTTAAATTATAATACCACACTGACCAACTCGATCGCGTAATGTTTCGCCGCGAAAGCCAGGCATAGGGCGGTTGTTAGATCAACGACCACGAACAGCAGAAATAACGCCCATTGCGGTAAATATTCCTGCATCAAGTGGAACATGTACAAACCGATCGGAGTCTCGTGGAACAGATCTCCTTCATATGGATCTATACCAAACTTGTGCAAGTAGACTCCTTCGGTCACTGAAAAATCAggaaagtattaaaatagcaggattaatttatttcatttattatacttccgtttaattaaatattaatttaacgtttgaAATGAAAGCGATGCGCCGTGCATGTCACCGCGAAACAGAAACTGCTTCTTCGGCGGCTGGTGAACGGGCTGATGACCCGGCCGGTTGACTAACCTCTTTTCCAGGAATTCAAGGCGGTCGACACCTCGACGCGGTTGCCTATGATCTTCTGATACTCAGAGTTCATTATCAGCAGCCTGATGGTGCCGGCCAGGGCGAAGTTCGACAACAATTTTTTCGACATGATACCAGCCTGCCGTTCGCACTACCAGAATCGATTCATTTGTCTCCCTCGCGATAGGTTAACCTACCGCGGCACCCGCATCGGGGGCTCGAAAGGATACCATTTATCGTTAAATCACACCGCGCCCGCGATCCTCCGTAACTGACAATTCGCCGAACGCGCTCGTCACTCGATCCGCGATATACGCCTACACATTTATCGTGATTATCGCGATCATTCTGCGAACGTAAAGGGAACGAAACTTCGACGTCAACACCACGGGCGACACTCGACACGTTGCGTTCGTACAATAAAAAGCGCGTTCGTTCGTAATTACCTTAAAAGCACTCCCCCCCCGCGATTATCGAAaggaaattacaatttaaatacttaaaaataaaaaaaaaaaactttaaaaatgcatgataaaaatctctttaaatatatacaattttagttgaatattttattgaaatttattcgaactctttaaagagaaaattatattgcggcttaaaaattttttttttaatttttgaacatttgcgttattaaaaaaataattccgtgattttattaattgataaataatgaATGTACGGGTAGCAAAAAAATGTGGAACGCTTCACGATTTTGCGTGTCATCCTTGCGCAGGGGCCATGCTAATCTTCTCTGTATCGTTCCAATTTTAGTATATGTACTGCCGAAGCAGTACGATAGACGTCCCGCTTAATGGAACTTATATACAGAATGGAGTATACAACGGCGCTGTCGAGAAATAGGAAGCTGCGGATGTTTGCCATCTATTGAATAAATCGAGCAGTCACGTTGCGACAtaacctttaaaaaaaaacaagcgaGGTATAAGACACTCGAGCAGTAATGATAACGCAGCaaatataaactaaaaaaaaagatcaattATTTAATGGTGACTCTGACGTAAAAATTGAATCTTTGAGGTAAAGATCAACGCGATGTTTTAGTGacgttataatttaaatcttaatatgTTAGAACGTAACGTTATAACAAGTGAAATTTGTTTGAATGCTTGAAAGATAAGCTTTCATTTGTTTAAAGTCAACAACtgtatcaataatttttatctcattgTAGGTCCGTAAATTATGCGATTGAAAGGATGGAGATACGGCGTATTCGTTGGAAGTTTTGTTGGACTTATAGGCACATGCTGTTATGTCTCTATGATACGTCCTATGTTGAATCCTGAACCATATAGTATTTGTCtgcaaaatattaagaattaaattttgtacaaataattattttaattaataatttttcttttttttttcagaaagaATAAGAGAACATGCCTTCTCGGATAGATctacataatttctttttttttttttagatttgttTAAATTCCTATACAGTTTATGTATATGTTAATAGTATGTTATATTGTTTGATAAGTTCCTTCCATGTTCTCCGAGATTCTGCAAGAGataggtaattaaaaatacaaaattaaatggattgttgtacaaaataaatgtctgttaatatttattaaaactgtaTAATTATGGAAAGTATATAGGTCAGAAAAAGATTGTACTTCGGGATCTCCACGGGATTATCGACTTTTTCCCATGACTTATGCACTTTCCACGTAATCAACGACTTGATTACCTGTACAATTATCACAAAAGAAATTTCGCTCGTACAGACTAGAAATTTCATTACAAGTACATAGCCTCGCGACTGTACACACGCATACGCATACGTAATAAGCCTTGTGTTAAAAATCATCGTCGTCACATACGTCGAGAAATACGTCGAATGCTTGCCGATTGCAGTTGCCTTCCGCAGTAAAAACATATTTGTGAAACGTTCCATCCATACATACAGctgaaattgtaattaaaaattaatagaagaaGCAATGTATATCAGCGATATATTTTTGTGCGAAGAATAAATACGCTACCTATCACAGAATTGTGTGTGCCGAACGCGCAAACGCAAGCACATTCTGGAGGTACTGTGAAGGTGGCCAATGCCCATTGACTTTCGACATAATTGCCCAGAAAACCCATGTTcgaaaatctaaaaaaaaaaaaaaaaaaaaaatcgtatgtattacatattaaaattaattatttgtgtaTGTAAAGACCAACATAATTTACGTACGTAGATCGTCGATTCAAACTGGTATTTTTTAGAGCGAATATGTGCACTGTTCCTTTATCGCTCGAGACGCACAAAAATTCCGAGTCTCTACTAAACGTTATGCTGcaagaaaatataaagataatttataaatttcgaaGTTAATAGCGTTAACAATATTGCTAATCgtatgatattaattaatttacactgACCAGTAGAGTGTGGCTGGATCGGCCCCACGCCTTAGTTCGACCAGTAAATTTCTACGTACGGAATCCCATACTCTAATTAAAGTTCCCTGAACAGACGCAGTTGCAATCATAGTTCCATTTCCATTAACCGCCAAACACGCCAGTGCACCCTATTATCATTACAACATAcataaaaatgtgataaattacattaaaaaaaaaaaaaaaaattaagcagtaaatttttattatttattattattacgaaataattttcgtaagaCAAAAATGTCCGAGTAGCAAAAGATAAAGATACCTGATGAGCCGAAAGAGTAATAGGGGCACTAGAACTACCGGCTTCGGTAGCACCAAGATCTACTAATTGCACACTGCCAAGTTTATGACCGGGAAACGCCAGCAATTGTCTCTGCGCCGTTGCGAACGTCGCTATTTCCACCAAGCCCGTTGGATTGTCTCTCGTCTCTAGCGTTAACAGTCTTCGAACCGGTGTAGGAAATGAAAAGACATGTATTTCTCGCTGTAGTGCTACAATCATTCTagaacagaaatattttttttaagcaaacaCTCCGTatatgaggaaaaaaaaaaaaaaaaaaaaaaaaaacgtgaacTTTCGTACTTGTCCCTTCGCAATCTGACTGCTTTTATGAGACTGGTAAATGTGACTTCCATGACGAACTTTTTCGATAAATCGTCATAAATGAGAACAGTGTTATCTGCAAATTTCGCTCGATTGCCGCCGCCTACGACGGCAATTACATTTGTTCTCCAAAGCATCTCGGCCATGGAGATGCTTCCCATTAAATCATTATCGAAATGCGCTTTCTCGACCAGCGGATCGACGTTATAAATCCTCAGCCCGGACTCCATGCAGCACGTAAAACATCCtagaaaaaaatgatagatcccagtaaaaaaaaaaaaaaatcgtattctGCGGATTTCCAAGCTTTTGCTGGTTGCATGGCGAGATTTACCTTGATCCTGATTAAATCTCAGGCTATGAATACCTTTCGCAGCCATCGCGACTCTCGTGGATGATCAACAAAGCAAATAGAAGTAGTTCTCCCAATAGAACTCTCGAGACTCCGATCTCTTCAGGGAAAACTGATTTTTAGCGACCGTCCGAATTCCGGATCCATGACACGGTCGATTTGCACGCGCAAATTTATTCAAGCATTTAATGTTTCTATTCACTTCTATTATTTACAGTCAACAAGTGCTTCTTTACGCCAGTGAGTGCGTTACCCAGTTAGAAGCTCCGAAGATGAAAACAATACTACAGTCGCGTTCcgaacgttattaaaaagagATGTCCGTAACCTAACTTGATCACAGGTTCGTTTTTTTCAGCTGAACTGGCTTCACTACTTCGGAGGTTAACTCTCCCCTTTTAAGAACAGAGGGGGAAAAAGATAACCTTTAAACTGGCGTCTCCTAGCGATAGCATGAGCCGAGGTTGTAagttgtgataaaaaaattacatttaatatacacCGTTAACGGGGTTTGCGTTTGCAAGGAGGATTTATCGTTCTCCCGACGACGCGAGCCAGTCTTAAAAAGCAACGATGGACTTCCAAAATCGCCCGGGTGGCAAAACCGGCGGCGGAGGCGTTGCCTCCTGGTCGGAGAGCAACCGCGATCGCCGGGAGCGGCTCCGTCAGCTCGCCCTGGAGACCATCGACCTGAACAAGGATccatattttatgaaaaatcaCCTGGGCTCGTACGAGTGTAAACTGTGCCTTACTTTGCACAACAACGAAGGCAGTTATCTGGCGCACACTCAGGGTAAGAAGCATCAGGCCAACTTGGCCAGGAGAGCCGCGAAAGAGGCCAAGGAGGCACCGCAAACCCTCGCGCCCGAGAAGCCACGCGTCGAGCCGAAGAAGTTCGTCAAGATCGGTCGGCCTGGTTATCGAGTCACCAAGCAACGTGATCCGGAATCTGGTCAGCAGAGTCTGTTGTTCCAAGTAGATTATCCAGAGGTAGCGGACAACGTGATACCGCGGCACAGGTTCATGTCTGCCTACGAACAAAGGGTTGAGCCACCAGATCGCAAATGGCAGTATCTATTGTTTGCAGCCGAGCCGTACGAAACTATTGctttcaaagtaaaaaaaatacttaatttattttaacattaatttccCAAGTATTTCTAGAATATTTTGTTCCATTgatactttaaaataataatattgaaataaataaaaaatttttatgcgtACTATTGACGTTACGATTTGTAGGTCCCCAGCAGGGAAGTCGAAAAGGCGGAAGGGAAATTTTGGACCCACTGGAACAAAGACACGAAGCAGTTTTTCTTGCAGTTTGCGTTTAAGAATGAGAAACCATCCGTGGGCAAAGTACCGCCGCCGCCTGTTCCTTTAATAAGACCAGGATTAGGTCCGATGGTGCCGGTTCCGCCGCCTCCGCCTAGACCGCCGATATTCAATCCAGTACCACCGCCACCGGCTCTCTTGGCAACTGGAATGCAAATACCTCCTCCACCACCTCATATAGCATAAAGAATctgacaaattttaataaatattaattttttcttattaaataatacagttTTATATTCGCTATAATCGATCGTAAgactataatttatttataaaaattatttgtgataGAGACATatgaaaaataagagaaatttGCTAAAAATGTGTTTATTTAGCATATCATCGAAATACACCCGCCACAAATTACTTGCGATCTTTTATTTCACAAGCTTTAATAAAGGTtggatactttttttttagtttatggagatctgaaaataaaatcgaaacattttataaaattatttatcggaacacaacgatttaaataaatgtacaaagttgcatttcattaaaatattgtacagTTTACAGACGATCCGGTACTATGTTGCAATGACGATAAAGAAATGTCGatgttttaagaaaaaaacataCTCGACGATTATGCGCATAAAACACAAGCACCGCCGACTGCCTTGATCTTGTCCTCCGCCCGTTTACTGAAGAATTTAGCCTTAACGATAACAGGCTGCTTTGGCAGGCGGCCTTTTCCCAAAAGTTTGTAATATCcctaaaaacaattaatatcgATCAGTAGACGTttcatttacaaaaatataattttaatttttaacaagattaaattatcacacaagttatatataattttataacttaataattttttatattttatagaaatcaGAAACAACGAATCAACAGGAATATAAGTGTTGTACAGCACTTTTCAGTCCGCCCGTTGCAATTCAtcatattgaaaatattaatatttaaaaatctacacaaaataaaaaaaaaaaaaaggtttataGCTTACCGCTTTTACGAGATCAATTACGGGCGCTTTGCCTTCCACATTTTCGTACTTTAATCGCGTTTGTTCCGAAACCAGTGTCCACAATTTGTCTAGATTTATAGTTGGGCACCATTTAGTATTTCGTCTGAGGTGATAATTTCTCATCCCAAGCtgcaaaatgcaaaatatatttattaagagaaaaaaagaaaaattatcggTAACACATCTCTTAAAAATCATTTAGGTTATACAGATACAGTCAACACAATTTAATTCGTCGGTAAAGACTAAAATCTCATTAAAATATGTAGCCCTTTTTACAATACAACAGCACAAAGGCAGATTATTACCTTTCCGAAGTAACCAGGATGGTACTtgtcgaaattaattcgatgGTGATGCATACCACCAGCATTACCGCGACCACCTGGATGTTTTCTATGTTTCcctaaaagataaaaataaaattaaaaaaaaaaacgaaggtactataaatcgtaataatcgtaaaaataaaatttccgaaatttatactttacaccgtgcataaataaataaaagataaacagataaaataattttacgaaaaatattctacgttaacaaaaaattaaatactttttttaagaACAATATTTTAAGGAGAAAGAAACATATTCGTTTATTCATATCGTGCAATATTtatcagtttttatttaattcatatggCTAAATTTATTAGACACATACCAACGCGACCATGGCCATGGCTCACGTGTCCACGTAGCTTCCTCGTCTTCTTCTTGTGTGTAGACTAAGCAAAtagaaagtaataaattatagataattattaacagtAGATCATTcgcaataaattgtaaatttatcaattCGTTCGAAAATCGTCAGATTATTTAGAACGAAATAAGAATTTTGGAGGTTAACGTTATCCGGTATGGCgttaatatattgaaaaattcttttcgcgaatataatgaatgtacaaaattattcacgattatttcaattatacaCTTATCGCTAATAAATGATGAACGGAGCGACGATGCTTTCGAAATTGTTGGATTATCTTTAAGAACGCCGCAAAACAGAAACACTCACCATCTTAGTGAAGCAACGAAGGAAAAGAGATGCTTCAGGTCTGCCAAtctaaattaatcgaaatgtGTACTACACATGCGCGCGTTGTACAGAAAAATTCCGCCAATCACAAGTTGTTAGAAATATTTCGAATGgtcaataaaaaagatttattcaaTTTCCTTATTATCAGctaattaatcgattttattgttgccgtatattaaattatatatatctttttgttacagatcgacgcagctgagTCCACTGCtgtcaacgaaagtgtcgtcaccgtcgatattattaattgtacgaaccacagccggttcgtcggccgttcCGCGAGTTCCGTACAGTATTCAGACGgtttttttctaaacgcgagtgccgaaaaaaaacgcgcgatagtgttaattaattttcgcgagtaaaatcacggtcggggtgttcgcgagtgacttgtgcgcggaaggacgactcgtCACGACGTTGCAACTGAGAGGAagagcaggcccgggaagggcatcatgcatcggcggagcagcttataagtaaatataaattttattctcatttagaaaatcttgaaaaaaattaagctttacctttacattaattttaatagcaacgtgtctatattaatatgtttctttttatgttatagTCACCGGCagttctacaactccgctgaagctcacgcagattggtaagtcgcatgattttctttttcgtagtTTGCAATTGGAGTTACAAAAAAgtggtatttaaaaaatagatttctttacattaaaaatttgtaatttacgatttttttatacgacaccttatatttaataataggTAATGGATTGGATTAAAATTAGGTCGGAGTTGAAGTCAGAATAGAGTTGGGTTGCACACtggcgtaaaaagaaaaaagaaatgcataaaAATAGATGTATAGAATaggtataaatttaatgtttatttCCAATTTACCTATACTtacttatatataatttaataatttgtaaaaatatttatctttcgtaaaactgttaattttttacttgatCTTTTCGGTAATGACATTGATAAAACTTTGGCGGTAATCAGGAGTTAGTTTTCGTTTACGTAACTTTCTAGAAAAATGCAGAGTTCGATGTAGTTGCGTATTCTACGTTATAGAAAACTGGTCCCCGGTAATTCTGGTGTTTCTTTGTATGTTGTCTCAGGTTCTttggatatatgtatatccattactttataattaaaatatatcttttgtaATTCATTCATTTTATATGCAACCTATAACTCTTCTTTGCCCAGTATCCTccaaatctaaaaaatatatatcatttaattacataaaaccGAAATGCAAATAGTACACGACATTTAAGATTAGTTAATTATAGCTCTGTATAGGAATTTGATGcctttgtaaaaatattttgatgaaaagaaaaaaaaaattaattactatgaagaaattaataaagattgaTAGTAATAAGCAACGTATCGCTGTAAGTTAGAATGTAAGCggatacaattttaattttaaaaattcgataatatattttatatagattttgcttttaataatttttatgttccCCTTAATTGAAATGCATGTCAAATTATATGATAATATTTAGTagtatgatttaaaaaaaaaaaattaaagtatgaTTTACgtaacttataatttttttttatgatcgtaacgacgtttaatattattagtcGAGTTAGACTTACAAGTTAGTTTAGATGATTACTTGAATGAAGCTTTAATTAAGATTAGAATGCAGGTGAGTTCAAGTTAGGGCTGCCCGGTGTTGACGAGGGCGATGATGGGGTACCTGGGGGCGATGCCTCCAATGGGCAAACCAAATTACCGAAATCCATCTCGTTTTTACTCTTCTTACGTTTCAGCGTAAATTGAGATTTCTTTGGTAccttgattaaaatttaataattcattattaaaaaaataattacattaaaataatttagtataagaaataataaattgcaagaCCGTAAGAacgtattttaaatgttaatgatGAATAAAAACTCACCTTTAATCTAGCGGTAAGCGTTAGGGGAACAAATCCGAGTGTACTTTCCATCTCTCGCTTTTGTTGAACAACCTCTCTGCCGAGGATCTGATTAAAGTGTGTCGTCAGGTGTCTACGAAGTAAAGTTTTCGCTGGTGGAATGCTGAGTAATGTGGCGAGTAGCTCGGAAGTAAATCGACCTTCGTGAACCATCAAACCGCCATGAACACCGGAACCGCGCATATTTGGTGCGTACTCTGCGAGATCTACAACACGTAGCCACTCCATTACACGGTGGTTCGTCCACAGGGTTACATTTGTACCGTCGGCACCGTTCCCATTTACCGATCTTCTTTCCAAATTGTCAAATTCAAAGTTCAAGTCACGTAAAACCTACAATATAAGTATTTATCATTAACATTGTCCTAAAtgctgattaaaaattaattatatacttgtgatataatatttaattatatgtagcTTTTAACATAATTCTACATTGTGAGATACCTGAATTCCACGTCTCAAACTGGCAGCATGTAACTGTGCAGCCACTCCGAGATTTAAAAGATCCTCTGTAGTCAATCTGTGTAAAACTCTACCATCAATTTTGGCGTTGTGAAAGGCTTCTTTATGTTGTGGCAGTCCAATATCGTCTAACCATCGTAAGACAGCCACATTATCCATCTGCGAGATCAAAGCGGACCTTTActctcgtatttttttcagacgtaacacgaaaaaattataataacatcGATCGCAACCTTATGAGAACCAAATAGTCCAGCGCCGTTGTTTCGCTCTGATTCAATGGCATAAAGCAACTTTTTCCTGTGCAGGGTATTCTTTATATCTAACTCTTTTTCCAGTTGAACCTGCGTGGCGTCAAGTAGCTTTGATCCGGTGGCACCCCATCGTCTCAACTCACCAGCGTAGCATTCCAGACCAAGGCGAGCCAGCCAGTCAGCTATTTCTTCCATACCAAGTTCGGTAAGTGGTTTCGGTGGCAATTCCATTTGCGCGTTTGCTTCACTGATTACGATTTTCGTTTCTTCCGCtagaacaattttatttattttataactgcACGTAACTTTATACGTGTGCGTTGAATAACGATATCTAAATTGAGTCTTCGCGATACAGatgtgaaattaaattggCACGACTTACTGCAGCAATCttatttatgttattattttataagtatttatTAGCAACATACGATTGAATCAGTagatgattaatttaataatctttgGCTTTAAAATTTCACAGAATAAAATctaacgttaaaataaaaaaaaaggtctttttaataaaagcatatttataaaaattaattcgtattaTAAAGgcttaaataatgtattaaataataatacgccCAAATGCATGCGCATCAgcgagtaataatttataagcaaattattatttctttaattaatcgcaaCAACATGCTGTTACTTAAATCGATTGAAAATTGATATTTGttcgttattaaaaacttttaaatgtGGCACCCCGCatgcttaaataaaaatcgatcgGAACCTAGAATAGGAGCGGACAGACATCTCGCAGAGACTCCCCTAACAGCCAAAGGTACGGTTGTATGCGCTCCCGAGACTAAATTTGGAACCTTACCAAATACAACGCCTTTCTTGGACGTCGGCGGCCTAGGAAGACTACTATATTGACCCGTGTGTCTGCTGAATCGTTCTCcctgaaataaataacaaagctcaattaattaataaattctttttttatattattctataatatatgtataataatataaaattttatattataatattaaaaaatatatactaacATTCGATAAAGGGCTTGTATTACGCAGCGATAAATTTTCGTGCTCCAAACTAGCTTGTCTGAGTTTCATTTCAGACAAAGAGGTAAGAAGTTCCAATTTTTGAGTCTCTAAAGCGCTTCTTGATAGAActtcctataaaaaaaaaaacacataaaACTATAAAGTAATTACACAAGATTACAAGATAAATTACCTTTTGTAACACTTCTTCCATTTGTCTCAGAGTATCTTTCTTTTCCTGAAGCAGACTCTCGAGTTcttgaattttattcgattgCGCGTCGACTTGTTCAGATAAAACTGACACTTCCATGTGCAATGCCCCACGTTCACTTTCTAATTTCCTTAATCGTTcctaaaaaagtaaaacaataaAACGGTCATTAACAtcttaatcataaaaaaattttactgttctgaaaaaaattaataaataaataaaataaaataaaattaaattaaatattttattacaaaagtaaAAGGATCAAGGAAGAATTCACACTTATAATATCGttcaatttgtaattttattattgattttttcaTACAATATACCTCGGTCTTGctatgataattatttaagcaCATATTGCTTCCGCAGTGAAATTGTTGCAGTGAGCAGTAATGGTGAGGCCTATCTTTCTCGTGGTAGATCAAATCACTATGAGACATAGTTCTTTGGTCGCGATCCACTCTACTGCGAAATCTGCGCCGCCTTCTG
Coding sequences:
- the LOC139110573 gene encoding WD repeat domain phosphoinositide-interacting protein 4 isoform X1, which encodes MAAKGIHSLRFNQDQGCFTCCMESGLRIYNVDPLVEKAHFDNDLMGSISMAEMLWRTNVIAVVGGGNRAKFADNTVLIYDDLSKKFVMEVTFTSLIKAVRLRRDKMIVALQREIHVFSFPTPVRRLLTLETRDNPTGLVEIATFATAQRQLLAFPGHKLGSVQLVDLGATEAGSSSAPITLSAHQGALACLAVNGNGTMIATASVQGTLIRVWDSVRRNLLVELRRGADPATLYCITFSRDSEFLCVSSDKGTVHIFALKNTSLNRRSTFSNMGFLGNYVESQWALATFTVPPECACVCAFGTHNSVIAVCMDGTFHKYVFTAEGNCNRQAFDVFLDNLGEHGRNLSNNITYY
- the Sf3a2 gene encoding splicing factor 3A subunit 2 codes for the protein MDFQNRPGGKTGGGGVASWSESNRDRRERLRQLALETIDLNKDPYFMKNHLGSYECKLCLTLHNNEGSYLAHTQGKKHQANLARRAAKEAKEAPQTLAPEKPRVEPKKFVKIGRPGYRVTKQRDPESGQQSLLFQVDYPEVADNVIPRHRFMSAYEQRVEPPDRKWQYLLFAAEPYETIAFKVPSREVEKAEGKFWTHWNKDTKQFFLQFAFKNEKPSVGKVPPPPVPLIRPGLGPMVPVPPPPPRPPIFNPVPPPPALLATGMQIPPPPPHIA
- the LOC139110573 gene encoding WD repeat domain phosphoinositide-interacting protein 4 isoform X2, coding for MAAKGIHSLRFNQDQGCFTCCMESGLRIYNVDPLVEKAHFDNDLMGSISMAEMLWRTNVIAVVGGGNRAKFADNTVLIYDDLSKKFVMEVTFTSLIKAVRLRRDKMIVALQREIHVFSFPTPVRRLLTLETRDNPTGLVEIATFATAQRQLLAFPGHKLGSVQLVDLGATEAGSSSAPITLSAHQGALACLAVNGNGTMIATASVQGTLIRVWDSVRRNLLVELRRGADPATLYCITFSRDSEFLCVSSDKGTVHIFALKNTSLNRRSTFSNMGFLGNYVESQWALATFTVPPECACVCAFGTHNSVIAVCMDGTFHKYVFTAEGNCNRQAFDVFLDVCDDDDF
- the Rpl27a gene encoding large ribosomal subunit protein uL15; this translates as MSTHKKKTRKLRGHVSHGHGRVGKHRKHPGGRGNAGGMHHHRINFDKYHPGYFGKLGMRNYHLRRNTKWCPTINLDKLWTLVSEQTRLKYENVEGKAPVIDLVKAGYYKLLGKGRLPKQPVIVKAKFFSKRAEDKIKAVGGACVLCA
- the Pig-u gene encoding phosphatidylinositol glycan anchor biosynthesis class U protein — protein: MSKKLLSNFALAGTIRLLIMNSEYQKIIGNRVEVSTALNSWKRVTEGVYLHKFGIDPYEGDLFHETPIGLYMFHLMQEYLPQWALFLLFVVVDLTTALCLAFAAKHYAIELATKRKEKKDEDKESSKDVPGTSALYVSAAYLFNPYIILNCVGLTTTVFTNLLYSIALASMTKRSVLWSCTSVALLTLQGLYPVSLMVPATIYIASAGRNKKISIVTMVVAFTSILTALFAISYCIMGSWSFLGSTIGFILTVPDLRPNIGLYWYFFTEMFEHFRWLFIASFQINVSLLYIVPLALRLRRDPMLLAFSYLAIAAIFKSYPCIGDVGFYISLLPLWKHLFQHMQQGFIVGCFVLFCTVFAPTVWHQWIYSRSANANFYFGVTLAFAIAQIFLLTDILFASVKHEFAVQHGINRKVDGNETKLLLE